In a genomic window of Candidatus Flexicrinis proximus:
- a CDS encoding NADH-quinone oxidoreductase subunit K translates to MNIVFALVTGVLFGMGVFQLLRRDLIKVAMGFYTLFTAINLFFLAVGAFDGTTAAYVVAEKVGTLTEAVPNGVPSDPLVQALLLTAIVISFGSYALLLGMLNVIARRNRSLNADMLNNLTR, encoded by the coding sequence ATGAACATCGTTTTCGCGCTGGTCACCGGCGTGTTATTCGGAATGGGCGTGTTTCAACTGCTGCGCCGGGACCTGATCAAGGTGGCGATGGGGTTTTATACGCTGTTTACGGCGATCAACCTGTTCTTTCTGGCGGTGGGCGCGTTCGACGGGACAACGGCGGCGTATGTGGTCGCGGAAAAGGTCGGGACGCTGACCGAGGCCGTCCCGAACGGCGTCCCATCCGACCCGCTGGTACAGGCGCTGCTGCTGACGGCTATTGTGATCAGCTTCGGCAGCTACGCACTGCTGCTGGGCATGCTGAACGTGATCGCGCGGCGCAACCGCTCGCTTAACGCCGACATGCTGAATAATCTGACGAGGTAG
- a CDS encoding Na+/H+ antiporter subunit E, with the protein MRLVTVTLQYVFISAIIGVLWMIMTAQLNLAGWGLGMLISLALLAAVRGSQGIDVHPLQLPVRLFWLIAYLGVLTLDVIKTGWDVALRILGIRPIESGIIKVAVTDERQEIAALTAHGITITPGQMVVDFDHVGDERHVYVHCLDVPGSLATLESDQARRMRYFKRILGDG; encoded by the coding sequence ATGAGGCTGGTCACCGTTACGCTCCAATATGTGTTCATTTCGGCAATTATCGGGGTGCTGTGGATGATTATGACGGCACAGCTCAACCTGGCGGGCTGGGGGCTGGGCATGCTGATCAGTCTCGCGCTGCTGGCCGCCGTCCGCGGAAGCCAGGGGATTGACGTGCATCCGTTGCAACTGCCGGTAAGGCTTTTCTGGCTGATTGCGTACCTGGGTGTCCTGACCCTGGATGTGATCAAGACGGGGTGGGACGTGGCGCTGCGTATCCTGGGGATCAGGCCGATCGAATCGGGCATCATCAAGGTGGCCGTCACGGATGAGCGGCAGGAGATCGCAGCGCTGACCGCGCATGGGATCACGATCACGCCGGGGCAGATGGTGGTTGATTTTGACCACGTCGGCGACGAGCGGCACGTTTACGTACACTGCCTCGATGTGCCGGGGTCGCTGGCTACCCTGGAGTCCGACCAGGCCCGGCGGATGCGGTATTTCAAGAGGATACTGGGCGATGGATAA
- a CDS encoding pesticidal protein Cry22Aa, with protein sequence MDNLINLLIDVVLMVLVAAMILSAVRVFRGGTPLDRLQASDLVTTITIALVAVVGLAQDSPLLIDLGIALAAFSFIGTIAVARFMREGKVF encoded by the coding sequence ATGGATAACCTGATAAACCTGCTGATCGATGTCGTGTTGATGGTGCTGGTGGCTGCGATGATCCTGTCGGCTGTGCGCGTGTTCCGCGGCGGCACGCCACTCGACCGGTTGCAGGCTTCCGACCTGGTAACCACCATCACGATCGCGCTGGTGGCGGTCGTGGGTTTGGCGCAGGACTCGCCTCTGCTGATCGACCTGGGAATCGCGCTGGCGGCGTTCTCGTTCATCGGGACAATAGCAGTGGCGCGCTTCATGCGGGAAGGCAAGGTGTTCTAA
- a CDS encoding monovalent cation/H(+) antiporter subunit G: MQIIGGALLLIGTFFVAVGVYGVVFKLTNVYERLHAAGKVATLGLVSILLGVALLQPAVWTKVVVLIGFMVLTSPAVSHAIANAAHDQHIPAGKRDDLDVSKREQ; encoded by the coding sequence ATGCAGATCATCGGGGGCGCGCTGCTGCTGATCGGCACGTTTTTCGTGGCGGTCGGCGTCTACGGCGTGGTGTTCAAGCTGACCAATGTCTACGAGCGGCTGCACGCGGCGGGGAAAGTGGCGACGCTGGGGCTGGTCAGCATCCTGCTTGGCGTCGCGCTGCTGCAGCCGGCAGTGTGGACCAAGGTGGTCGTCCTGATTGGCTTCATGGTACTGACGTCGCCGGCAGTCAGCCACGCTATCGCCAACGCGGCCCATGACCAGCATATCCCGGCGGGAAAACGCGATGATCTGGACGTCAGCAAGCGAGAGCAGTAG
- a CDS encoding SGNH/GDSL hydrolase family protein has product MTLAQFLLILGGIGALLVALAVQRRWKRPQSVARGLIVSYVIIVLALAGGELYMRYGYADSRMEFGLHGSNWANKYMVKNSLGYRDREWTIDELVSRTTVFVLGDSFTEGWGLNNAADRYTDVLQAHLGDDYAVVTLAHAGEATFHQTQNLLNYPYPSPDIVIWQYFLNDIEVAAQSNGMEWDFEAPPEPQIARESYLASFIYWRANYDKLFTNVHDGRSEWEFNYAAYDNAFIWDVHRQEIDRLIAEIEARGARLIVVIFPNMLDPVGSVPYVDRVAQEFEAQGITEILKLTDEAAAWGLQERIVSNFDSHASVAFNQRVGDMIYEQFFKGSDE; this is encoded by the coding sequence ATGACTCTGGCGCAATTCCTGTTGATCCTCGGAGGCATTGGCGCGCTGCTGGTCGCGCTGGCCGTGCAGCGCCGCTGGAAACGCCCGCAAAGCGTGGCGCGCGGCCTGATCGTGAGCTATGTGATTATCGTGCTGGCGCTGGCCGGCGGAGAGCTGTACATGCGCTACGGATACGCCGACTCGCGCATGGAGTTCGGGCTGCACGGCAGCAATTGGGCGAACAAGTACATGGTCAAGAACAGCCTCGGCTACCGCGACCGCGAATGGACCATCGACGAACTGGTGTCGCGCACAACCGTCTTTGTGCTGGGCGACTCGTTCACGGAAGGCTGGGGGCTGAATAACGCCGCCGACCGCTACACGGATGTGTTGCAGGCGCACCTGGGCGACGATTACGCGGTGGTGACGCTGGCCCATGCCGGAGAGGCGACTTTCCACCAGACGCAGAACCTGCTGAATTACCCGTATCCGTCGCCCGACATCGTCATCTGGCAGTATTTCCTCAACGACATCGAGGTCGCCGCGCAGTCGAACGGCATGGAGTGGGATTTCGAGGCGCCGCCGGAGCCGCAGATCGCCCGGGAGTCGTATCTTGCCAGCTTCATCTACTGGCGCGCGAATTACGACAAGCTATTCACCAACGTCCATGACGGGCGGAGCGAGTGGGAGTTCAACTACGCGGCCTACGACAACGCGTTCATCTGGGATGTCCACCGGCAGGAGATCGACCGGCTGATCGCGGAGATCGAAGCACGCGGGGCGCGGCTGATCGTCGTGATCTTCCCGAATATGCTCGATCCGGTGGGCAGCGTGCCATATGTCGACCGGGTCGCGCAGGAATTCGAGGCGCAGGGGATCACGGAAATCCTGAAGCTGACCGACGAGGCCGCCGCGTGGGGCTTACAGGAGCGGATCGTCTCGAACTTCGACTCGCACGCCTCGGTCGCGTTCAACCAGCGCGTCGGCGATATGATCTACGAACAGTTTTTCAAGGGAAGCGATGAGTAA